In the Candidatus Bathyarchaeia archaeon genome, GGTTAGAGATTTCTGGCCCGGTTATGGTTATCATCCAGGGTTTAAAGTTAAGTTCGGCAACGTTTTGGACTTGGTATTCCATGGGGAAGTAAGGAGCAATGAGCTGCACTGGCCCACCTGTTTCGCTGGTCAGCCATTCCCCGTTTTTCACGAAGACCAAAGTGATTATGTTGTTGGTGTAGTAGTAGGGGTATGCACTGCTGTTGTAGGCGTGGAAAATGTTTAGGGTGGCTTTGGCGCCGTCGGTGCTGATTACGTCAATTGGCCCAACATCCCACCCAATGCCTGTGAGATTGCAGAAGTCGTAGAAGGGCACACCCACGTAGGTGACGTTTTCGCCAGTAAAATCGGCGGTGACATTGGTGAGGGGCATCTGGGTAAGTTCTTGAAGAGTGATTGACTTTTCTTGCCCCACATCGCCGGTGAGTTGGATTTGCCATTGTGGCGGTTCACCAGCAGGAAGCGAGCTTGGTTCCGAGGGACTGGCAAACTGGGTGAAATAAACTGTGAATGCGGCGGCTAAAATAACAACTATGGCTATGACGGCGTAGAGTGCGTTTTTTTTGTTCATTTCCCTTTCGTCCTAATCAACAAGCGGCGAATTAACGATATGCTTTTATAGACACAACGTTGCCGTTTAATAAGACTTTCGCAGTAACTGATAAGTCTGTAAACGCAAATGAAGGATAAAAAATGAAGAAACGGGCTCAAGTTAAGTTTGTTGCGGTGTTTTTTGTAGTTGCGGTATTTTGTGGGTTGGTTCAGTTCAGCAGCCAGCCAAGCACGGTTTGTGCTAAGGCGGTTTCAGACGCAT is a window encoding:
- a CDS encoding molybdopterin-dependent oxidoreductase, whose translation is MNKKNALYAVIAIVVILAAAFTVYFTQFASPSEPSSLPAGEPPQWQIQLTGDVGQEKSITLQELTQMPLTNVTADFTGENVTYVGVPFYDFCNLTGIGWDVGPIDVISTDGAKATLNIFHAYNSSAYPYYYTNNIITLVFVKNGEWLTSETGGPVQLIAPYFPMEYQVQNVAELNFKPWMITITGPEISNPLTITRANLTSFPTTTVYAEFAPSVKRWSNWTGMPIMELLDMAGVSSRAEKIVVNAVDGYTKNYSFTQVQDGAMMLGCFENDMPMAHTEGGPYRLFCPTDQYKWAQFWVKFVTEIIVY